From Candidatus Neomarinimicrobiota bacterium, the proteins below share one genomic window:
- a CDS encoding sodium:solute symporter, translating to MKFTDYLIFGLYMAGVLSIGVYHFIKNKSTEDYYVGNRNVKAHHVGLSIVATDVGGGFSIGLGGVGFLMGLAGSWLLFTGLVGAWLTAVFIIPLIKKVDVSEGMMTYPDFLRFRYNDKVALAAAAISGIGYLGFTGAQMLAGAKLASATILQTNPWGMDPILFSLLIIAVITILYTVIGGLKAVIYTDTVQWMILLVGLIAVTIPVTLAKIGGIEALKMHLPREFFSLGNIKAVTFVNWMVTIIPIWLVGMTLYQRMYACKDEKEAKKAWFLAGLFEYPVMAFTGVFLGMCARVVFPGAEAEMALPMLIRDMLPIGVTGIVIASYFSAIMSTADSCMMASSGNFTNDILEKYFFPNLPMKKSVRLSMLVTLVIGVTAVTLAAQFTMVLDAILYAYSFMVSGLFIPTLGAYFWKRGTSKGALTGMIGGGGLTLLMMVNLIKPPAFLQGTGLDFSVYGIVVSAVLYISVSLLSRNES from the coding sequence ATGAAGTTTACAGATTATCTGATCTTTGGTCTTTATATGGCCGGTGTGTTATCTATTGGTGTTTATCATTTTATTAAAAATAAGAGTACAGAGGATTATTATGTAGGGAACCGGAATGTCAAGGCTCATCATGTAGGACTCTCCATCGTGGCGACCGATGTGGGAGGGGGATTCTCAATCGGTCTCGGAGGTGTAGGATTTCTTATGGGTCTCGCCGGTAGCTGGCTTTTGTTTACCGGCCTGGTGGGTGCCTGGCTTACAGCTGTTTTTATTATCCCTCTGATTAAAAAAGTGGATGTCTCTGAAGGGATGATGACCTATCCCGATTTTCTCCGCTTCCGGTATAATGATAAAGTCGCTCTTGCTGCGGCAGCTATTTCAGGTATCGGCTACCTGGGTTTTACCGGTGCCCAGATGCTGGCCGGTGCAAAATTAGCTTCCGCAACCATACTCCAGACCAATCCATGGGGCATGGATCCAATCCTCTTTTCACTCCTCATTATTGCTGTGATTACAATCCTTTATACCGTTATTGGCGGACTCAAAGCCGTCATCTATACAGATACGGTACAGTGGATGATTCTTCTGGTCGGTCTCATTGCAGTAACCATCCCTGTGACCCTGGCGAAAATCGGCGGTATCGAGGCTTTGAAAATGCATCTTCCCCGGGAATTTTTCTCCCTGGGGAATATTAAGGCCGTCACCTTTGTCAACTGGATGGTTACCATTATTCCTATCTGGCTGGTTGGGATGACCCTTTATCAGCGAATGTATGCGTGCAAGGATGAAAAAGAAGCAAAAAAAGCCTGGTTTCTGGCCGGACTCTTTGAGTATCCGGTCATGGCATTTACCGGGGTCTTTCTGGGGATGTGCGCCCGGGTGGTATTTCCCGGTGCCGAGGCCGAAATGGCTCTTCCCATGCTTATCCGGGATATGCTTCCCATCGGAGTAACCGGTATTGTGATTGCCTCGTATTTTTCAGCCATTATGAGTACGGCAGACAGCTGCATGATGGCCTCATCCGGAAATTTTACCAATGATATCCTGGAGAAGTATTTTTTCCCCAATCTGCCCATGAAAAAATCGGTCCGCCTGTCTATGCTGGTAACCCTGGTCATCGGTGTGACAGCCGTAACCCTGGCGGCACAATTCACCATGGTTTTGGATGCCATCCTGTATGCTTACTCTTTTATGGTGAGTGGACTCTTTATTCCCACGCTGGGGGCTTATTTCTGGAAACGGGGGACATCCAAAGGGGCATTGACCGGCATGATCGGTGGGGGTGGACTCACTTTACTGATGATGGTGAATCTCATCAAACCACCGGCCTTTCTCCAGGGTACCGGACTGGATTTCAGTGTCTATGGGATTGTCGTATCTGCCGTGCTCTATATCTCTGTTTCATTGCTCAGCCGGAATGAATCTTGA